The DNA region ACGCGCCGTGTTGCGGATCTTGCGGTAAACCTCGGAAAGCTGCTTGAGGATGTCGTTCGAGATGCGGATATCCGCGTGGTAATCGGCCGAAGCGACCCACAGGCGCAGGATGTCCGCGCCGTATTTGTCGGTGATCTCATGCGGTTCCATACCGTTGCCAAGGGACTTGCTCATCTTGCGGCCTTCCCCATCGACCACCCAGCCGTGGGTGCAGACGGTCTTATAAGGCGCGACGCCTTTCCACGCAACCGAAGTGAGCAGCGACGACTGGAACCAGCCGCGGTACTGATCGGTACCCTCGAGATAGAGGTCCACAGGCCAGGTCAATTCCGAATTGTCATGGATGGTGGAGGCATAGGACGTGCCGGAATCGAACCAGACATCCATGATGTCGGTCTCCTTGGTGAATTCGGTGCTGCCGCAGTATTTGCACTGGGTGCCCTTCGGCAGGATATCCTTGGCGTCGGTGGTGTACCAGGCGTCGGAGCCCTCCTTGCGGAAGAGCGCGGCGACAGCCGCAATACTCTCCTCATCCACATGGTATTTCCCGCAGTTTTTGCAGTAGAAGATCGGAATCGGCACACCCCAGGTGCGCTGGCGCGAAATGCACCAGTCGCTGCGATCACGCACCATGTTGATCATGCGGCCGCGGCCCCACTCAGGGATAAAGTTGACCTTTTCAATCTCTGCGATTGTCTGCTCCTTGATGTCGTCCACCGAGCAGAACCACTGTTCGGTGGCCCGATAGATGATCGGCTCCTTGCAGCGCCAGCAATGCGGATACTGGTGGATAATCTTCTCGATCGCAAAGAGATTTTTGGTTTCCTCAAGTTTCTGCGCAATCGCCTTATTGGCGTCGTCGGTGGAAAGGCCGGAAAATTCGCCCGCCAGTTCAGTCAGCTTGCCGTATTTGTCGACGGGCACAACCACTTCGATTTCCGGATAGTGCTGTGCACAGACATCAAAGTCCTCGACACCGTGACCAGGCGCGGTATGGACGCATCCGGTACCGCTCTCAAGGGTGACATGGTCTCCCAGGATAACCGGCGACTGACGGTCGAGGAATGGATGCTGATAGGTGATATATTCGAGCTCCTCGCCCATGCAGGTGCCCAGGATCTCATAATCTTCGATCTTGGCGGCCTTCATTGTGGAGGCAACCAGCTCTTTTGCCATGACAAGGTATTCGCCGTTCGCCTTGACAACGCAGTATTCAAACGCCGGACCGACACAGATGGCCATATTGCCCGGAAGCGTCCAGGTGGTCGTGGTCCAGATTACGATTGAAGTCTTGGAAAGATCGGCGGCGCCCATCCGAGTGAGCACGCCGTTCTTGTCGTCAATCACATTGAACTTGACGTAAATCGAATAGCATTTGTCCTCCTGGTATTCGATCTCCGCTTCCGCCAGAGCGGTCTCGCAGTGCGCACACCAGTAGACCGGCTTGAGACCTTTATAGATATAGCCTTTGTTGGCCATCGCGCCGAAGATTTCGATCTGGCGCGCTTCAAATTCCGGTTTCAAAGTCAGATAGGGATTGTCGTAGTCAGCGACGGTGCCGAGACGTTTGAACTGTTCCTTCTGATTGCCCACAAAACGCAGCGCAAAATCGTGGCAGACCTTCCGCAGTTCAATGGGGGTGATGTCCTTGCTCACGCCGATTTCCTTAAGCGCTTTAAGCTCGATCGGCAGACCGTGGGTATCCCACCCGGGGATATACGGGGCCTTATATCCGGACAGGTTCTTCTGGCGGATGATGATATCCTTCAGCACCTTATTGAGCGCGGTACCCAGATGGATGTTCGCATTCGCGTACGGCGGGCCGTCATGAAACATGTAGAGCGGCTTGCCTTCGTTTTTTTCGATCATCTTGTAGTAGAGGCGCTCCTCATCCCATTTTTTCACCATGCCGGGCTCCTTCTGGGGAAGTGCGGCGCGCATGGAGAAATCCGTTTTGGGCAGGTTCAAGGTCTTGCTGTAATCCTGTTCGGACATTGGACATATCTCTCCTTGTTGAAACTTTTTGTCAAAGCTTATTTTTTGCGTTTATCGTCGTCACGACGGATATCAAACTCCTTGCCGAACTTGAGCGGTCCGAAACGGGATTCCCGCTTGGCTGGGCGCTCAGGCTGCGGTTCGGGCTCATAACGGTCTTCCGTGGTATATTCAAGCTTCTGCTCGGTATATTCCAGCTGCTCCTCCACCGGTGGCAGGTCATCGGCGTAGTCTTCCGCTGGAAGCTGTTGGTCATCGTAGTCTTCCGAAGCCTCGGAAGACTCATAAACGGGCTGCGGCTCCGGAGCCGGTGAAGACGCGCTCGCGGCTTCCAGGAAATCCTGATCCACCGGAATCGAACTGATCAGCTCGAGATGCTGTTTATAAAGCAGCTGCAACTTGCTTTTAAAGGTTGCCACCTCGCGCTGCAGGCGGATATAGGCGTTCTGCTCCTTTTCGATGGCGTGCTTCGCATTTTCGACGAGCATGCCGGCCTGAACCTTAGCATCCTCGACAATCGACGCCGCCTTTGCTTTTGCCTCGCGCACGACGCTGTCCCCCAGCTTCTGCGCGCCGATGAGCGCGGAGCGCAGGCTTTCTTCATCCTGCTTATATTCCTCCAACTTGTCCGCAAGCACCATCATTTTATGTTCCAGATCGCGGTTCTGCGCGATCAGATCATTCATCTCATCCGCCACCTGATTGAGGTAGGCGTCGACCTCTTCCGCCTTGTAGCCGCGGCCCATTCCTTTGTCAAATTTTTTGCCGGCAATATCGCTCGGATTCAGCACAATGAAACATCCCCCTTATCGGATTTTTACACATATTTTTTGCATAAAATCTGAAGTCTGCCCTTTTTTGTCGTATGCGCGACCTGCGCAAAAAGGAATTTCCCATACCCGCGGATGCTCAGCACATCCCCTTCGTCAAGGTTCCAGGATGTCTCGGTTTTCACGGCGCCGTTGACGCTCACAAGCTGCGCGCGGATCATCTGCGCGGATTTTTCGCGGGAAAGCTTTGTGACGGAGGCAACCAGGCAGTCGAGCCGCAAAGACGGCACGTTGGCCACCCGGTCCTCGTAGCGGTGCAGCACAGGCAACGGCTCCGTATAGCCCCGCGTGACCCGCACGCCGCACCTGCCGACCTTTGTAAGCTCAGATTGAATGAGCGGGGCGATCTTGTCGCTTACGAACAGGACGGCGCGGCCCTGCTCCACCAGGATGTCCCCCACCGCCTCCCGCCCGATCTGCAGGCCGGTCAGTGAACCGAGAAAATCCCGGTGCCCAAGCGCGTCCTCCTCGCGGAAGGACACAGTCAGCGGTTCAATCGGGAACGCCCAATCGGCGGGTTCTTCAAAAGGCGCGAAAACGCCGAGCATCACCCGCTCTCCGTCGGGATGCCCCGCAAAGAAAACATAATTATCATAACCCGCTGACGCGGCAAGCCGCCGGGCCAGCAAAGCCTGATGCAGATCAAGGAAAGCTGAAAAACGCGTGATGTGTTTTTCCTGCGCGATTGTAAAGAGATCACGGACATGGGCCGCAAACGCCCGATCCTGTTTCTCCTCCATTCCCGGGATCATCAGAAGAACACGCCGTTGCTTTCCAGTTCGTCAAGCAGATCGCCCATAATATCGACATTGTACGGCGTAATGATATAGGTGCTGTTTGCAACGCGTTTAATCTGGCCATTGTTGGCATAGGCCACGCCGGACAGAAAGTCGATCAGCCTGCGGGAGACGTCTTTATTGGTCGATTCAAGATTCAGAACGACCGTGCGCTTATCATTGAGATGGTCGGCCACGGTGGAGGCATCATCGAAGCGTTCCGGCTTCACAAGCACCACCTGAAGCTGGGTCGTGGCATGGATGTTGACCACCTTATTGCCGCGTTTCCCACTTTCGGTATGCACCGGAGAATCTTCGGCCGGAGCTTCCGCACGAGGCGTTTCATTCGAGATGAAATCCACATCATCCTCGTAATATTCATCCTCAGGAATTCCGATGAAATTCTTGAATTTGTCCATGATTCCCATAAAAACATCCCTCTCACTATTTTTATTGCGAACGCAGTGCAGCAATAAAATTTACGGTTGCGGATAGATCCTGCGGCCGAACATCGCGCTGCCGATCCGCACGAGGTTGGAGCCGTGCTTGACCGCAAGCGTGTAATCGTCCGACATGCCCATCGACAAAAAATCCATATTGATATTATCTATTTTTTTGTCCCCAATGTCAACAAATAGTTTATACAAACTGGAAAAATGCCGTTCCTTTTCCAGCTCGCTGTCATCCACTGGCGGAATCGACATAATCCCGCGGACGCGCAGGCGTGAAAAGCCGGTGATCGACCCCAAAAAGTCCTCCAGCTTATCCGCTTCCACCCCGGATTTTGTCAATTCGCTTCCAATATTTACTTCCACCAGGCAATCCATCGTTTTATCGTGTTTTTCACACTGGCGTTCGATTTCCTGTGCAAGCGCAAAGCTGTCGAGCGATTGAATCATTGTGACTTTATCGATGATCTGGCGGACTTTATTGGTTTGCAGATGCCCAATAAAGTGGATTTCCACGCCGTCCTTGCGGTAGCTGTCATACTTCGCGAGCAGTTCCTGCGCACGGTTTTCCCCCAGCAGCCTTACGCCCGCGGCGATCGCTTCATTGACCCGTTCGGCCGGGACCGTCTTGGTGACGGCCATGAGCCGCACATCCGCGGGATTCCTGCCGCACTGGGCACAGGCACGTTCTATACTCTCCGTAATACACTGGACCGAAGCCTTCACCGATCCGTCATTTAAGCCGTTTGTCATTGTATAACTGGGTGCCTCCTATCACAACTTCATCGAACTGCTGCAGGCCGGTATAAACTGTACCGCTCATATATTCCGGGTCGTTTTCCCGGCATAGGACGAATCCCACATCCTCGTAAATGACCGTGATCGGGCGAAAAACCAGTTTTTCGCCCAAGACGATATAGACCCCTTTCTGGGTACCGTTAAAACGGATGGCCGAATCGCTCACCCGAAGCCCGGTGATCGATTTGAACCGTACCTCCACCTGCGTCACCCGCAGGTTCACCAGCGCTTCACTGATGTAGTCGGTTTCAAATATCACAACCGCGTCCGGTTCGTCGCGTTTCGTGTTGACATATTTTACGGTCGCGGGAACCGGCTTCTGACCACTGATGTTGAAGTCAAGGGTTACCGTCGCACCTTCGCGGTAGCGGCTGGCCTCGTCCGATGTGACAACCGCCGCGAAATACCAGAGATGGCTGGTCATCAGTTTTCCGACGCGTTTGGAAGCGGAAATCTTATTGGAATTGATAAGCTTGACGAGCTCCTCCGGGGTCAGTTCATCAAGGGCGTCCATATCCACCTTGTCCTCCAACCCGTCGATCGTACGGATGAAGTAACCCGGCTGCGGCGCTTTGATCACATCCGGCTCCGCTTCGATTTTTCCGCGGTAGTATTCCTCCTCGGCTTTGAGCTGCTCAATCGCACCGTTAAAATCAGTCTGTTTTCCGGTGGCGATCTGCTTGGTGTTCATCAGCACCAGCAGCTTGTCCGACATTGTCTTGAGCTCCAGGAGCGATTCCCGGTTGACCGCGTCGATGATCCCACCAAGCTCGCTGAAGATCTGCTTGTTGAGCACGTCAGTATGTGCAAATGAGGTGGTGCCCGGGTCCTGCGCCTTTTCGAGCAGCTGACGCTGGTTCTCAAGTTCCCGCAGGGTGCGGATATTTGCGATGTCCTCCTCGCTGTCATAGATCTCCGCGAGCGTGGTGCCAGGAGAAACCTTGCTCCCGTCGCTGGTTACATAGGTGGCTACCCCGCCGGTAATAAAGTCGTCGAGAAGGATCTCGCGGCGCAGCGCGATACCGGTCAGCTTGGTGCTTTCCGCCACGGTATATGGGTTCGCAGTCTCCGTCTTATATTGCGAATTTGTGTACCGGTAAATTTGCAGCCCGACATAGCCCAGCAGAAATAGCGCAAGCGTACCGAGCACAATCCGCTGCGTAAAGGTATTTTTCATAATAAGAAATACTCCGATCGGTCAGTCCGTATTTTCCTTATCGTTCTCAGCGGATTCCAGGATGCTGATCGGCTTTGAAGGGATGATGGTCGAAATTGCATGTTTATATACGAGATTCTGTCTGCCTTCGCAGTCCAAAATGACTGTAAAGGAATCAAACCCTTTCACCACGCCCTTGAACTGGAACCCGTTGGTCAGATAGATGGTGACAGTGATCTTCTCACGCCTCGCCTGATTCAGAAAGACATCCTGTAAATTGAGCTGTTTCATGTTTTGCCTCCTGGCTGGAAAACCAGCCTCACTGATAAGAGCTGTATAACTAGTTAATTATAGCATATTATCCCGCTCTTGTGAACTACGTTTTCTGCTTCCCTTGCAAGCTCTCCGGCAGAATCAAAATGGTCGGCCAAAAGCCAGTGAACCCTTTCATCCCGCCGGAACCATGAAAGCTGGCGTTTGGCATATCTTCTTGTTGCCTGTTTGAGATTCCCGACACAATTCTCGAGCGTTTCCTCCCCGTCGAGATACGGCTGCAGCTCTTTGTAACCGATCGCCTGCATGGCAGTCCCTCCATAGATGCGGCTGATTTCGCGCGCTTCTTCCACGAGCCCTGCCGCAAGCATTCCGTCTACCCGGCGGTTAATACGCTCATAGAGCCGGCTGCGATCCTCAAATGTGATGCCGATCACGCACGGCAGATAGCGGGCCGGCGCAAGCCTTGAACGCCGTTGGTGTTCGCTCATCGGGATGCCCGTGAGCCGGTAAACCTCCAATGCGCGCAGGATTCTGCCCAGATTGTTGGGGTGCAGCTTTTCCGCGAGCGCGGGGTCCACCCGGCGCAGCTCTTCAAGCATCGCTTCGTTTCCGCGTTCGGCCGCCTGCGCATGAAGCGTCCGCCGGAGCGCTGGGTCGTTTTCGATCTCGGTGAGATCGAGGTTGTCGATCACCGCATTCACATAAAGCCCGGTGCCGCCCGCGAGAACCGGGAGCTTACCTCGCGCGGATACCTCTGCGATCGCATCATGTGCAAGCTTTGTGTAATCCGCGACGGAAAAAGCGGTATTGTCCGGTTCGGCAAAATCAATCAGATGGTGCGGGATACCCTGCATCTCCTCCCGCGTCGGCTTTGCGGTTGCAATTTCCATACGCCGGTAAATCTGCATTGAATCGGCCGATATCACTTCGCCGTCAAATGCTTTTGCCAGCGCGACCGCAAGCGCGGTTTTTCCAGAAGCAGTTGGCCCAACCACCGCGATGAGTGGGATTCTTTTCTTTTCCTGCATCATCTATCCCAGCCTGCCAAATTTTTTTTCAATCTCCTGCCTCCGCATACGGATTGCCACCGGCCGTCCATGTGGGCAATGCTGTGCGTCTCCATCCTCAATGAGCAGCGTGATAAGCTGCTCGAGCGAAGGCACAGGGGTTTTGTCATGTGCCTTGATGGCCGCGCGGCAGGCAACCGTGTGATAGAATTCCTCCAAATACTGGGGCAGAAGCCGGCTGCTGTAATGCAGCAGCTTTTGTGCAAACTCCTCCACAATTCCGGCAAGGTCCGCATCAGCCAGAATCGGAGCCACTTCCCGCACCACAACGAATGAATCTCCAAAATCCTCGACCGAAAGCCCTGCTTTTGCGAAAAGCTCCAGATGGTCGAGCACCGCCGCGTATTCCTCCGGGGAAAGCCGCACCGAGACCGGTGTGAGTAAAATCTGCTTGTCCGCCCCGACTCCTTCACGCAGAAGCTTATTGAAGATCAGCCGTTCATGTGCCGCGTGTTTGTCGACGAGGATCATTTCGTCCCCGGACTGCAGAACAAGATAGGTATCGAACAATTCCCCAACGAGCAATGCGTCCGCGAATATATCCGCGGTTTTCGCAGATATCCCCTGGGAGACGGACGGTTCCTGCGCCGCTTTTGGCACCGGCTCATAGGTGAGCCGAATCGGCGGATCGTCCGCGTTTCTGCTGGTGTATGGGGTATTCGGCGGCTCCGGCGACTCCACGGTCAAAAAACTGGCTGGCGCCTGCTGCTGAAGTTTCGGTTCAGGCGGGGTCTCGACGTCAAGCTTCCAGGAAGGCGTCCGGACCGGCTGTGCCGGGACCGCGGAAAAAACATGGTCAAGCGACGGTCGCTTTGGCTCCTCCCTGTACATCTGCTTTTCGAGCAGCATCTTGTATTCATTCACGCTCAGCCGCTGCTGCTGCGGCGCGGCTGGTTCAGTGTGGAGCGCAAATGGATTGAACGGTTCCGATTTCGCCTTGATTTCGGGCTGCAGGCGACTTTGTCCGAGCGCCGTTTTGCAGCCGTAATAGACCAGGTCGAAAATGCTCTTCTCATCCGCGAAGCGCACCTCGATCTTGGCCGGATGGACATTCACGTCGACCACCTGCGGCGGGACGGTGAGGTCCAGGACACAGGACGGGAATTTCCCAACCATCAGCGCATTTTTGTAGGACTCTTCCAGCGCCGCCATACATGTTTTTGAACGGATAAAACGGTGGTTGATGAAAAAATTCTGCATCGAACGGCTTCCGCGGGCCGCCAGAGGCTTGCAGATGTAGCCGGCGAGCCGGATATTCCCATGCTGATAGTCCACCGGGATCGCGTTCTCTGCGAATTCCCGACCAAGGACGCAGCGGATCGAGGAAAGGGTCTGGCCATCCCCCGGCGTCTGCAGCTTCACCGCGCCGTCGCGGATAAACTTAAAAGCCACGCCAGGATTGCCGAGCGCGGCTTTTTCAACGGCAGCCGCCACAGAGTTCCCCTCCGACACGTCCTTTTTGAGAAACTTCATACGTGCCGGGGTGTTATAAAAGACATCCCGCACCGTGATTGTGGTGCCGGCAGGACAGCCCGCATCCTCGCAGACAAGCTCCTCTCCGCCCGCGATCGCGTAATGGGTCCCGGCCACGTCATCCGGCGTGCGGGTCAAGAGATCGACCCGGCACATCGCTGCGATCGAAGCAAGCGCCTCACCGCGAAATCCCATCGTCAGGATATTCGAAAGATCCTCCTGCACGCGCACCTTGCTGGTCGCGTGCCGCAGAAAGGCGTTTGCTACGTCCTCCCGCAAAATGCCGGATCCATTGTCGGTGACACGGATATACCGCACCCCGCCCGCCTGGATTTCGACCGTCACGGCGGTAGCGCCCGCATCGATTGAGTTTTCCACGAGCTCCTTCACGATGGACGCCGGCCGTTCGACCACCTCACCCGCCGCGATCAGTTCGGCGATCTGCTTATCAAGTACATTAATCCTTGCCATGCGCCCACCTCCATTCGTCAATCTTTAAGCAGTGTTTTCAGCTCGTACAGTTTATTGAGCGCCTCAATCGGCGTGAGGGTGTTGACGTCGATCTGTTTGAGCTTTTCCTCCACTTCGGAAGGAATCACCGCTGTGAAGGACATCTGATCGCCCGGCGCTTCGGCGTGCGCTTTCTTCTTTCCGGCAGGTTTCACTTCTTCGCCTTCCTCAAGCTTGCCGAGCACCTGCCGGGCGCGCTTGATGATCCAGTCGGGCACGCCCGCGAGCTTACTGACCTCGATGCCATAGCTGTCGTCCGCGCCGCCCGGCACGATCCGGCGCAGGAAAGTGATGTCGTCCCCGCGCTTTTTGCAGGCGATATTGTAATTTTTGACGCTTGGCAGCTCGTCCTCGAGCGCGGTCAGTTCGTGGTAATGGGTCGCAAAGAGGGTCTTTGCGCCGACATAACGTTTATTTGCGATATATTCAAGCACCGCGCGTGCAATGCTCATGCCGTCGAAGGTAGAAGTGCCGCGTCCAATCTCATCGAGGATGAGCAGGCTCTTGTCGGTCGCTTCACGCATGATCTCCGCGACTTCGGTCATCTCGACCATGAAGGTTGACTGTCCGGATGCGAGGTCGTCCGAAGCGCCCACGCGGGTGAAAATCCCATCAACCACGCCGACCGAAGCCGACGCGGCAGGCACAAACGAACCGATCTGCGCCATCAGCACAATAAGCGCCGTCTGACGCATATAGGTCGATTTTCCGGCCATATTGGGGCCGGTGATAATTGCGATCAGCTTGTCGGAATTATTCAGCGCCGTATCGTTGGCCACAAATGGAGCCCCGTTCATCAGAAGCTCCACCACCGGGTGCCGCCCGTCTTTGATGCTGATTTCGTCCGAAAAATTGACCTCCGGGCGGCAGTAGCCGTTTGCAACCGCGACCGCCGCGAGCGAACAATATACGTCGAGATGCGCGAGTGCCGAAGCGGTCGCCTGCACCCGGTGCAGTTCGGAGGAAACCTGCTGGCGCACCGACTCAAAGAGCTTTGCCTCCAATAACGTGATCCGCTCGCCCGCCGAGAGGATTTTGTCCTCCAGGTCCTTGAGCTCCTGGGTGATGTAGCGTTCACAGTTTGCAAGCGTCTGCTTGCGGATATAGGTGTCCGGAACCAAGCCAAGATTCGACTTGGTCACTTCTATGTAATATCCGAATATACGGTTATAGCCAATTTTCAAATTTTTGATGCCAGTCTTTTCCTTTTCCTGCGTCTCGATCCCAACAAGGATCTGCTTGGTGTTGTGCACCAGCGTCCGCAGGCCGTCAAGCTCCTCGTCGAAGCCCTCCTTGATCACGCCGCCATCCTTGAGCGCCACCGGCGGCTCGTCCACAATTGCACGGGAGATAAGCCCGCACAGGTCGGCGAGCGGGTCGGTCTGGCGGTAAATATCGGACAGATAAGCGCTTTTGCAATCTTCCAACCGCGCTTTGATCGGAGGCAGTACCCGGCAGGTACATTCAAGCGATTTGAACTCCCGCGGGGAGGCATTGCCGTAGATTATGCGGGTCATCAGCCGTTCAAGGTCGTAAACGCCCGCGAGCGATTCGATAAGGTCGCAGCGCAGCATCGTGTCGTTATAGAGTTCCTCCACCGCGTTGAGCCTCTTGTTGATCACCGCTGGGTTCACGAGCGGCTTTTCGAGGAAACTGCGCAGCAGGCGCTTTCCCATCGCGGTCTTTGTCTTGTCGAGTACCCAGAGCAGCGTCCCTTTCTTTTCACCGGAACGCATCGTCTGGGTAAGCTCGAGGTTGCGCCGCGCGGTGAGCCCGAGCACCATATACTGTTCCGCGTTGACATAGCTCACGCTGGTGATTCGCTCAAGACCCTTCTGCTGGGTCTCATACAGATAGGAAAGCAGCGCGCCGAGCACCGAAACCGCAAGCGCCTTGCCTTCAATCCCGAGCTCCTCCGGGCTCTTTGAGAAATGTTTTTCGATCAGCCCGCGCGCATTCCCGGTGGCAAAGCGGTCTGCGTCCAGCAGATCGGCCACACAGTGCAGCTTATTTTTAATAAAACCGGTGAGAGCGTCTTTATCAAGGATGCCGTCGTTAAAGATGATCTCGCTGGGGGAATACCTTCCCAGCTCGTTGATGAGCTCGCCTTCGGCGTCGGCCGCGAACTGGGAGACAAACAGCTGCCCGGTCGAGATGTCAGCACAGGCAAGGCCGAAGCCCGCCTCCGTGAACATCACGCAGGCAATATAGTTATTCGCATCCTCCGAAAGCATATTCTGTTCGATGAGGGTGCCGGGCGTGACCACACGGATGACCTCCCGCTTGACCACGCCCTTTGCCTCGGCAGGGTTTTCCATCTGCTCACAGATGGCCACCTTGAACCCTTTTTTGATCAGCCGGTTGATATACGCGTCGCAGGCATGGTATGGCACGCCGCACATCGGCGCGCGCTCCTCCTGCCCGCAGTCGCGCCCGGTCAGGGTCAGTTCCAGTTCTTTTGACGCGACGATCGCATCGTCAAAGAACATCTCGTAAAAGTCGCCCAGGCGGAAAAACAGGATGTGATCCTTGTGTTTTTCCTTGACGGCAAAATATTGCTGCATCATTGGAGAGAGCTTTGTCATGTCAACTTGCATCTGCGGCGACCTCCGGGATGATTTTTGTTATCTGTCTTTCTTTTAATGGCAGCCGGAACAGGAATCGCAGCTCCCGCCGCAGCTCGCCTGCTGTTCGATCAGGTCAGGGTCCTGCCCATTCACGCTGCCGCGCAGGATCTGGAGCACGAAGTCCACCATGCTGTCAAGCCCGGCTTTCGCTTCGTTGTAGGCAAGCATGTTCTCATTCGTCATGATTTTGCCGTAGATCTCCTTGATCTCATCATTCACCTTGTTGATCGCTTCCTGATCTTTGTCGGCCTTATTGATCTCGTTGTTGAGCGCGATGCGTTTGAGGTTGAATTCTCCGATGAGCTGCTGCAATGCGGCATCCTCATCATTCTGCTGCTGCGCGGTCATCATGCGCAGATAGTTTTCATCCTGCTGGATGGCCTTTCCCAGTTCCCGTGCGATTGCAATAACGTCCATTTTTTGTTTCTCCTTTTATTTTCTTGGTTTTGATCACAATTCTATTTTGCCGAAGAGCGCCCAGTTTAACGCACGCGCAATCTTTACATCGGCAAAATTTCCAACCGCCTCTTCGGGTCCGGTAAATTCGACAATGTCGTTCGATACCGTCCGTCCGGAAAGGTAGCCTTCTCCGGTTCTTCCGGGACCTTCCACAAGTACCCGCAGCGTTTTTCCGACGCAGGCCTCCTGCTGTTCCCCGCGTATCCGCGACTGCAAGTCAAGCAATTCCTGAAACCATCTCGACTTCTCCGCCGCCGGGATAGGGTCCTCCATTTGAGCAGCTCTGGTGCCGGAACGCGGCGAGAAGATAAAGGTAAAAAGCGTCGTGTAGCGCACCCGCTTCACCAGTTCAAGCGTCTGTTGAAAGTCCTCGTAAGTTTCTCCCGGAAATCCAACGATGATATCGCTTGAAAAAGTCACGCCGGGGATCCGCTCACGCGCGTAATCGACAAGCCCGAGATAGCTTTCAACCGTATAACGGCGGTTCATTGCCGCCAGAACCCGGTTGCTGCCGCTCTGCACCGGCAGATGGATGTGGTTGCAGACCTTCGGACACTGGGCGATCGTATCGATCAGTTTTTGGGTGCAGTCCTTCGGATGGCTGGTCATGAACCGAACCCAGAAATCGCCCTCCACCGCATTTACCTCACGCAGGAGATCGGAAAAATCGACCGGATCGGCAAGCCCCTTGCCGTAGGAGTTCACATTCTGCCCGAGCAGAGTGATTTCCCGGTAGCCCGCCGCCGCCAGTTCCCGCGCCTCGTGCAGCACGTCGCGCGGTTCGCGGCTGCGCTCCCGGCCGCGCACATACGGCACGATACAATAGGTGCAGAAATTGTCGCATCCGTACATAATCGGCAGGTTTGCCTTGATCTTACCATCGCGGGCAAGCGGGATTCCTTCGACGATCTCTCCGTCCATATCCGCGTTTGAAAATTGCCTTGCCCTGCCGGACAACCGGTTATAGAGCAGCTCCGGCAGTGTGTAAAGCGCATGGGTACCGAAAACCAAGTCAACGTATGGGTAGCTCTGGCGGATCTTTTCCGCGACCCGATGCTGCTGCATCATGCAGCCGCAAAGCCCGATCAGCATATCCGGCCGGCGCTTCTTCACCGGCTTTAAGGCCCCCACATTTCCATAAACCCGCTCCTCCGCATTTTCGCGGATCGCGCAGGTGTTGTAGATCACCAGATCCGCATTTTCGGGCGAATCCG from Anaerotruncus rubiinfantis includes:
- the hfq gene encoding RNA chaperone Hfq — translated: MKQLNLQDVFLNQARREKITVTIYLTNGFQFKGVVKGFDSFTVILDCEGRQNLVYKHAISTIIPSKPISILESAENDKENTD
- a CDS encoding HlyD family efflux transporter periplasmic adaptor subunit, whose amino-acid sequence is MKNTFTQRIVLGTLALFLLGYVGLQIYRYTNSQYKTETANPYTVAESTKLTGIALRREILLDDFITGGVATYVTSDGSKVSPGTTLAEIYDSEEDIANIRTLRELENQRQLLEKAQDPGTTSFAHTDVLNKQIFSELGGIIDAVNRESLLELKTMSDKLLVLMNTKQIATGKQTDFNGAIEQLKAEEEYYRGKIEAEPDVIKAPQPGYFIRTIDGLEDKVDMDALDELTPEELVKLINSNKISASKRVGKLMTSHLWYFAAVVTSDEASRYREGATVTLDFNISGQKPVPATVKYVNTKRDEPDAVVIFETDYISEALVNLRVTQVEVRFKSITGLRVSDSAIRFNGTQKGVYIVLGEKLVFRPITVIYEDVGFVLCRENDPEYMSGTVYTGLQQFDEVVIGGTQLYNDKRLK
- the miaA gene encoding tRNA (adenosine(37)-N6)-dimethylallyltransferase MiaA; translation: MMQEKKRIPLIAVVGPTASGKTALAVALAKAFDGEVISADSMQIYRRMEIATAKPTREEMQGIPHHLIDFAEPDNTAFSVADYTKLAHDAIAEVSARGKLPVLAGGTGLYVNAVIDNLDLTEIENDPALRRTLHAQAAERGNEAMLEELRRVDPALAEKLHPNNLGRILRALEVYRLTGIPMSEHQRRSRLAPARYLPCVIGITFEDRSRLYERINRRVDGMLAAGLVEEAREISRIYGGTAMQAIGYKELQPYLDGEETLENCVGNLKQATRRYAKRQLSWFRRDERVHWLLADHFDSAGELAREAENVVHKSGIICYN
- the mutL gene encoding DNA mismatch repair endonuclease MutL, whose protein sequence is MARINVLDKQIAELIAAGEVVERPASIVKELVENSIDAGATAVTVEIQAGGVRYIRVTDNGSGILREDVANAFLRHATSKVRVQEDLSNILTMGFRGEALASIAAMCRVDLLTRTPDDVAGTHYAIAGGEELVCEDAGCPAGTTITVRDVFYNTPARMKFLKKDVSEGNSVAAAVEKAALGNPGVAFKFIRDGAVKLQTPGDGQTLSSIRCVLGREFAENAIPVDYQHGNIRLAGYICKPLAARGSRSMQNFFINHRFIRSKTCMAALEESYKNALMVGKFPSCVLDLTVPPQVVDVNVHPAKIEVRFADEKSIFDLVYYGCKTALGQSRLQPEIKAKSEPFNPFALHTEPAAPQQQRLSVNEYKMLLEKQMYREEPKRPSLDHVFSAVPAQPVRTPSWKLDVETPPEPKLQQQAPASFLTVESPEPPNTPYTSRNADDPPIRLTYEPVPKAAQEPSVSQGISAKTADIFADALLVGELFDTYLVLQSGDEMILVDKHAAHERLIFNKLLREGVGADKQILLTPVSVRLSPEEYAAVLDHLELFAKAGLSVEDFGDSFVVVREVAPILADADLAGIVEEFAQKLLHYSSRLLPQYLEEFYHTVACRAAIKAHDKTPVPSLEQLITLLIEDGDAQHCPHGRPVAIRMRRQEIEKKFGRLG